A window of Panicum virgatum strain AP13 chromosome 8K, P.virgatum_v5, whole genome shotgun sequence contains these coding sequences:
- the LOC120645098 gene encoding transcription factor BHLH133-like isoform X1 — translation MMSSPAPCIQTYYQDSSHSFEVENINRMEAKGASIWSEESEMIAHLQSMFWNSSDADVSLSSPNSSTSSCIEPSTLPTALFLPFNEKESYDTAPLQNAATDWCFDHQSESFGSIDTAVTGDKRALLMDERRKKSNKKPRIVAPVLMTTSSALDDKANTELINISSSWCCSSEDDSIGVCEESVVLKQSCSSRGRSRSSKNSQSLYAKKRRERINERLKTLQQLIPNGTKVDMSTMLEEAVQYVKFLQLQIKLLSSDETWMYAPQPLEH, via the exons ATGATGTCCTCACCTGCACCATGCATACAGACATATTACCAAGATTCCTCACATAGCTTCGAAGTAGAAAATATCAACAGAATGGAAGCAAAGGGCGCATCCATTTGGAGTGAGGAATCTGAGATGATTGCTCACCTGCAGTCCATGTTCTGGAACAGCAGCGATGCTGATGTCAGCCTTTCTTCCCCCAACAGTAGCACTAGTTCTTGTATTGAACCTAGCACATTGCCTACTGCCTTGTTCCTTCCATTTAATGAAAAAGAGAGTTATGACACAGCGCCATTGCAGAACGCTGCCACAGATTGGTGCTTTGATCACCAGAGTGAGTCCTTTGGTTCAATTGATACTGCAGTTACTGGTGACAAGAGGGCCCTTCTCATGGAtgagagaaggaagaagagtaACAAGAAACCCCGTATTGTTGCCCCA GTACTGATGACAACTTCAAGTGCTCTTGATGATAAGGCCAATACCGAGCTTATCAATATCAGCAGCTCCTGGTGCTGTAGCTCTGAAGATGATTCTATTGGCGTGTGCGAGGAATCTGTTGTTCTGAAACAAAGTTGCAGTTCTAGAGGTCGTAGTCGGTCCTCGAAGAATTCACAGAGTCTTTACGCAAAG aagagaagagagaggattAATGAGAGGTTAAAAACACTGCAGCAGCTAATTCCCAACGGCACCAAA GTTGACATGAGCACTATGCTGGAGGAGGCAGTTCAGTACGTCAAGTTTCTACAGCTGCAAATAAAG CTGTTGAGCTCTGATGAGACATGGATGTACGCTCCTCAACCACTCGAGCATTGA
- the LOC120645098 gene encoding transcription factor BHLH133-like isoform X2, with translation MDERRKKSNKKPRIVAPVLMTTSSALDDKANTELINISSSWCCSSEDDSIGVCEESVVLKQSCSSRGRSRSSKNSQSLYAKKRRERINERLKTLQQLIPNGTKVDMSTMLEEAVQYVKFLQLQIKLLSSDETWMYAPQPLEH, from the exons ATGGAtgagagaaggaagaagagtaACAAGAAACCCCGTATTGTTGCCCCA GTACTGATGACAACTTCAAGTGCTCTTGATGATAAGGCCAATACCGAGCTTATCAATATCAGCAGCTCCTGGTGCTGTAGCTCTGAAGATGATTCTATTGGCGTGTGCGAGGAATCTGTTGTTCTGAAACAAAGTTGCAGTTCTAGAGGTCGTAGTCGGTCCTCGAAGAATTCACAGAGTCTTTACGCAAAG aagagaagagagaggattAATGAGAGGTTAAAAACACTGCAGCAGCTAATTCCCAACGGCACCAAA GTTGACATGAGCACTATGCTGGAGGAGGCAGTTCAGTACGTCAAGTTTCTACAGCTGCAAATAAAG CTGTTGAGCTCTGATGAGACATGGATGTACGCTCCTCAACCACTCGAGCATTGA